The genomic region GCAAGGGTTTCTTCTACAGCCGTTATCCTGCTCCAAAGTAAGTGCGAAGACAACTGAAAAGCTCTTGACTTTAGGATGCATTAGCTTTCTATTGTTacaatataacatttatatattggTGATTGACAGGGAAGGAGAAAATTTGGATGCTGGTACAGAAACAAACGCGAATCTTGATCATCAGTTGTATTACCATTTTTTGGGAACTGATCAATCTGAAGATATTTTATGCTGGGAAAACCCTGATAACCCACAGTACACAGTTGGAGCCTCTGTAACAGAAGATGGGAaggtaaaaatatatatatctataatatataaaATGGTAGCCAGCTATCTCCAAATTCCTATTATGGATAAGATAGTATCTTTTACTATAAAAAAGGGTTACAAACTCAAGAAAGCTTTTGTTTTAAAACTAAGAAGCAATAATTATATCTGTTTTGGGTATCCAACTTtgaattttttttatcatttaaaaCAAGGTGTTTTAAGTGCCTGGCTGTAAAATATGTTGAAATGGTCATATCTGCAGCTGCTTTCAGTTTTCTACTTAGCTGAGTTATGTTAACTATCTAGTTGAATGGATTTATTTTTTCCAAAGGTTGTACCTTTTAACAAGTGAGAACAAACTTGAGTGAAATTTGTTACCTTTTATGCAATTCCctatctatatatagtacagagtATATCTCAATGTATCGCGtgattaatttattttaatttctcGTGCAGTTTGTTCTTCTTTATATTAACGAGGGGTGTGATCCTGTGAACAAATTTTATTACTGTGATATATCTACTCTACCAGGTGGAATTAAAGGATGTAAAGAAAAGAAAAGTCTTCCTTTTGTTAAGCTTATTGACAACTTTGAAGCAATGTACCAAGCCATTGCAAACGATGACACCGTTTTCACCTTTCTAACAAATAAAGACGCTCCAAAGTACAAACTAGTTAGAGTCGATCTAAACGACCCAAACGTGTGGACTGAGATCATTCCACAAGCTGATAATGATGTGCTTGATACAGCTGTTGCTGTTAATGGAAATCAAATTGTAGTTAGTTATATGAGTGATTGCAAACACATTTTGCAGTTAAGAGATTTACAAAGTGGGTCCCTTTTACATCATCTTCCCATCAGCATTGGTAGTGTGGATGATGTCAGCGCACGCCGAAAAGATAGCTTGTTTTTTATTGCCTTTACTAGCTTTCTTACTCCTGGGACCATATATCAATGCAACTTAGAAACCGGGATTCCAGATTTGAAAGCATTTCGTGAAATTGTGGTTCCTGGTTTCGATCAGACCGAGTTTCATGTCAGCCAGGTATGCATTATAATTCCTCAAAGATTTTATAGTTTGATATGAAATTGTGGATCCTGGTTTGTACAGAATAAAGTGTTTCTAGATATTTTCTGTAGTAAAATACACTTTTGATGACATCCGAAACATTTAGCCAGTTTTATCTTAGTTGTTTTGCCCTTCATTTTATTGGATATTAAATATAACCGAAGGAAATGAGTTGAAATTGCTCCTGCAACCCGGGTGTATAAGTTTTGGCCTTGCAATCTTAGATGCGTATAAGATATTGGAGTGTCAATATAAATTTACTTAAAGTAGGCTATAAGCTTTATTGTAGATCTCATTTCAGTATAGAAGTATTTAGGCGTTGTTTGTTTTTCATCTCCAGATTTTGTTATGTCTTATGTCTACTCGCCCTCATACGTTCTTACTGCACCATATGAAGACACAAGATAAAATAATGTTTTATTCTGTCTGCAAACTCGTAGactttgaaatatgcttcttagtGCTGCAAACAGGATTAAGTTATTTTGCAAACATAAAAACATACTGTAATCACTATTCGACATACAACATAATACAGACATTTAGACCACATCTTCTTTTATAGACATAGTCCATACATTTTCAgagaaaaacatcttaaaaaacaaacaacacTAAAGTGATCTCTCTTTAATGTTTTTATGTTTCAGGTGTTTGTGCCTAGTAAAGATGGTACCAAGATACCAATGTTCGTTGTGGCCAAAAAGGATATAATTCTAGATGGATCCCATCCATGTTTGTTATATGGATATGGTGGATTTAATATCAGTTTGACACCATATTTTAGTGTGAGCCGTGTTGTAATGATGAGGCATTTAGGTTTAGTCTTTTGTATCGCTAACATTCGTGGTGGTGGAGAATACGGTGAAGAATGGCATAAAGATGGTTCTCTTGCAAAAAAGCAAAATTGTTTTGATGACTTTATTTCTAGTGCTGAATATCTTGTATCGTCGGGTTACACACAACCTAAAAAGTTAGCCATCGAAGGTGGAAGCAATGGTGGGCTCCTAATTGGGGCTTGCATTAATCAGGTACTAATCCATCTTTTAGAAACTGATCAAATATTTAGGTGTCGTTTGTTTTTCGGTCTgcagatcttattatgtcttatgtatgCGCGCTCGAAGACGTTTTTACTGCAGactgtttgtttttctgaagacataagataacATAATGTCTTATTCTGTCTGTAATTTCGCACACTTAGAAATGTGCATCTAAGTGCTGCAGACAGACTTAAGTTATTTTACAGAcaaaaaaacaaacagtcttcaataTTCAGCATACAGACCTTTAAACCACATACACCACCTTAGTTTTTTATAATCATACTACAAATTTATGATTATACAATGAATTTAACTTTTTGTAATTACAGAGGCCTGATCTCTTTGGTTGTGCGCTTGCTCATGTTGGTGTTATGGACATGCTTAGGTTTCACAAGTTTACAATCGGTAAGCCTACTCAGTAAATCATATTTTAACACTTTCATAATGCTAACACCCTCTAAACTATAGTTACACATTTGTTAATTATTTTGTTATTTTTGGGTATTGCTAGGTCATGCATGGACATCCGACTATGGCTGTTCAGACAAGGAAGAAGAGTTCCAATGGTTAATCAAGTGAGTATTTTTCGTCTCAGTGATCAATATATACATGTAACCAAATTTtcatcattattaattaaaattaaatatcaGTACAAATTAAAAGTAAATTTCTTTCTGTCAGGTATTCGCCACTGCATAATGTCAGGAGACCTTGGGAGCAATCTAATGATAAGACTAGTCAATATCCCCCAACGTTGTTGTTGACAGCTGATCATGATGACAGGGTTGTGCCCTTGCACACTTTAAAGTTATTAGCGGTATATAATTCAGTAActaaattaacttgtaattttgtaTTTACTTTCATCTTTGTTATATCGAAATATGATTAATTGTTGGTTTATTTTTATTGTTAGACAATGCAATATGTACTGTACACAAGCTTGGAGAATAGCCCACAGACCAACCCGATTCTTGGCAGGATAGATGTTAAGGCTGGCCATGGATCTGGACGCCCTACAAAAAAAGTGGTATGAAtttaaatcatcatttttattcttGTCTTGATCCAAATTATACATCCTAAAATAACCCTCATGTTCATACTTTTTAGTGTCTAACCAGTTACTTTTTAAATTAAAAAAGTATCCTTTTAGATGTTTGATGAATATCAGTTATATCTTTGAGTTGAATTTGTTTAaccttaatatatttaattttgcaGATAGATGAATGGGCAGATTCATACAGTTTCATGGCTAAAATGGTTGGTGCAACCTGGATTGATTAAATTACTTCGATCCTTAAAAAAAACTCGTTGTGTCAACGGAGTTTTGGATTCTATTCTGATCATGTACCGCATTCATTCTACATTCTTTTGGCAATTGTTTGTAGAGAAACGATATGTACGCCTAATAATTAGCTTTATGTTGTCCTAATGTCACGTCATTCATCATACATTGTGTTTGAAAGTG from Rutidosis leptorrhynchoides isolate AG116_Rl617_1_P2 chromosome 9, CSIRO_AGI_Rlap_v1, whole genome shotgun sequence harbors:
- the LOC139867572 gene encoding uncharacterized protein; this translates as MLPCAHNARAILSTTIAKSSRTVLKRLKHSTQTTSYFWHNVEHLTRISTPLTVRLYSSPSMGSISLSDEPLHYPSFRRDESVVDLYHGVPVPDPYRWLEDPEAEEVKEFVKKQVDLTESVLKQCETREKLHDKLTKFYDYPKYGAPFREADKYFYFHNSGLQPQKVLYMQDSLDGKAEVLLDPNGLSEDGTVSLSTYAVSEDAKYLAYALSSSGSDWVTVKVMRIEDKQVEPDTISWVKFSGISWTNDSKGFFYSRYPAPKEGENLDAGTETNANLDHQLYYHFLGTDQSEDILCWENPDNPQYTVGASVTEDGKFVLLYINEGCDPVNKFYYCDISTLPGGIKGCKEKKSLPFVKLIDNFEAMYQAIANDDTVFTFLTNKDAPKYKLVRVDLNDPNVWTEIIPQADNDVLDTAVAVNGNQIVVSYMSDCKHILQLRDLQSGSLLHHLPISIGSVDDVSARRKDSLFFIAFTSFLTPGTIYQCNLETGIPDLKAFREIVVPGFDQTEFHVSQVFVPSKDGTKIPMFVVAKKDIILDGSHPCLLYGYGGFNISLTPYFSVSRVVMMRHLGLVFCIANIRGGGEYGEEWHKDGSLAKKQNCFDDFISSAEYLVSSGYTQPKKLAIEGGSNGGLLIGACINQRPDLFGCALAHVGVMDMLRFHKFTIGHAWTSDYGCSDKEEEFQWLIKYSPLHNVRRPWEQSNDKTSQYPPTLLLTADHDDRVVPLHTLKLLATMQYVLYTSLENSPQTNPILGRIDVKAGHGSGRPTKKVIDEWADSYSFMAKMVGATWID